CTATGATTTAATCCTGTCAACTATACCTTTGCCGTTAGATGAAGAAGATTATATTATAATTAGCCCGCTTTTAACTGAAAAAGAGGTTTTCGATATTCGAAACTTAATTCAGTATAAACGAAAGGATTTTTGGAAAAGTGGGTCGGTTAAAGCATCAGAAAAGCAACTACTAGATTTTAATAAAAGTATTCATCCAACTATTTCAAAACTTGAACGAATCAAACAGATGTCTACTATGATTGTTACCCTTTTGGAAAACCATCATTTTGCGCAGCTTAACAATAGTAAAACAGTTAAAGATGCTTTGTTTCAAGCGATTTCTTTGTTGAAAACGAAAGGAATTATTTCGGATGTTAGTACGGTTGTAAATAATCTTATGAATCGCCAACAAATATCAGGCCTCGGTATACCTGAAACAAGCTTGGCCTTATATCATTGCCGCAGTGATGCAGTTTTAACACCTTCATCTAGCATATTTTCATTAGAAAGTCCTTTGACAATCCCTGCAATGGATGGATCAGAGATACGTGCGAAAACATTTTTAATACAATTAGCACCGCTGGAACCGGATAATGTGACCTTGGAGTTACTTCAATATATCAGTTCGTTGCTTGTTGAAGAAAAAGAAAGTATCTTAATATTTGAATCAGAGAATGCATCCTGGATTAGGTCATATTTAGTTGACCAATTGACTAAATATTTTTTTAATAACATGGAAAATGGTAAGTGAAGAGTAATGTAGCATTTCAATAAACTTTGAAATCCCTACTATGTATGGATATTATTGTATGTTATGGAAGAATCATATGTCTAGCAAAGGAGTGAACTGTTGATTAAGAATTTGAGTCATATTAAATTAATTGCGCTTGATATGGATGGCACATTATTGGATGATAAAGGGGGAGTATCTCCAGCCAATATTAAAGCGATTCAGGCGGTAAAGCAGCAGGGGATTGATGTTGTATTAAGTACTGGTCGTTTTATTAATGAAGTCACAGATTTTGCTGAAATTATAGAAAATCCTTCTTTTCTTATTACAGCTAATGGAGGGGAGATATGGAAGGATTTTAATCAACTTATTGAAAGACATATTATCCCAATTGATTTAATTGAATGGATATTTGATTTGGCTGCAAAGAGTGAAGCAAAGTATTGGGGAATGACAACAGAGAATTTGTATTATCCAGGTGGTTTTCCGGAATGTCTTCACGCCTATGAATGGTTAAAATTTGGATTGGAAACACCAAATGATAATCTGCGACGTAACTTTTGGGAAAAGCTCATAAAGATTAAGGAACTGGAAGTGACAAATTCTAATTTTATCAATATAGAAATCAATGCTAAAGGTGTGAATAAAGCGAAAGCTCTAAAAACTGTTTGTAAACTAAAGGGAATTTCCTTGGATAATGTACTTGCAGTGGGAGATAGTCTTAATGATATTTCTATGATTAAGGAATCAGGTTATGGTGTGGCCATGGGTAATGCACAGCCTGATGTGAAGAAAGCAGCAGATTGGATCACAGAAAGCAACATTAAAGATGGCGTTGCGCAGATATTGGATAAATTAATTAATTCGAGTTGATTTATATTGAACAACTATCTGTAAACGAGTTAAAACGTTGTTAAATAATAGAATAATTTTAAATGACACCTGAATCAAAAAGTTATATGATTCAGGTGTTTCTGTATGCTCAATATAATCTAGTTAATTCCACTTTAAATATTATTTAACCTTTAAAGTGGTATACCTGAAGTAGAAATACTTTCTTTAATCAAGAGATGCTCAGCTCAATAAGGTATTGCCGTAAGCAGGCAGCGTATCTATGGTTAACTAACGCCCAAAAAAATATTGATTTGAGAAAGAAATAAAATTTATTTCTAGAGAAGAGGAGCTGTATCCAGGAAATCAGCATGAAAAGAGGAATAATCAGTTATAGTGACGTCTACTTAATTTTTAAGTGCTTCTTGGGCGGGTTTACTAAATACTGAAAAATTTGGATAAACAATCTAATAGAAAGACAATTATTCCTAAATTAACTATTCCTATGTATTTTGGTTATTTCAAGATATGAAACTTCTAATCAATCATGCTTTCTGTATGTAAATCAACATTAACAGGAATACTTCACAGGCTTTGAGATGACTATCTTCAGAATTAATGAATACTTGATGAAAATCTTTCATAAATTAAATAAAAAGAATCCTAAAAATCAAAGTAAAGAGGGGAGGAGCTATTTTATTAGTGGTACTAATAGAAAACAAAATTATGAGCTGGATTCTTAATATCAGGGGGTGAGCAAAGTGAATGCGCCTTTACTATTTTTAAACCAAGAAGAAGTGAAGCAATGCGGCGGAGCAGACATGAAAAAGACGATTGATATTATTGAAAAAGTATTTTCTCTTCATCATAAAGGGGACTATGTTTTACCTGATAAAGCAGTATTGAGGTGGGGAGATGGTGATTCTGAATCAATAATGGGCCGAATAAATGGTATGCCCGGATACATTGGAGGAGAATTTAATTTATCAGGGATAAAATGGATATCCAGTAATCCTAGCAATCCATTTAAAGCTAACTTACCACGTGCAGCTGGAACAATTATTTTGAACGATCCTGATACCTACCTTCCAATAGCTGTCATGGATGGGACATTGATTAGCTCGATGAGAACTGCTGCGAATAATGGCTTGGCAGCAAAGTATCTTGCTAGAAAAGATTCTGAAGTTATTGGTCTCATCGGTGCAGGTGTTTTGAATCGAACAGTTTTATTAGCTTTGTATGAAGTGTTACCTAACTTAAAAAAGGTAAAAATTTATGATTTGGATAAAAATAGATCGCAACAATTTATTAATGATATGAAATCTACTGTCCCTGTTCAAATGAGTATTAGTGAATCAGCAGAGAACACAGTGAAAGATTCAGATGTATTCGTGACAGCAACTGTATCAAAAGAGCCTATCGTTAAACCGGAATGGATCGGACAAGGATCACTTTATCTTCAACTTGGAAGTAATGAATGTGAATTTGATGTTGTCTATGAAACTGATAAGTTTGTTGTGGATGATTGGGAAAAAATCAAAAGCAGAGGCGGGTCTACGCCTGCCATCATGCATAGGGAAGGTAATCTTAGTGATAGTGCTGTTTATGCCAGTCTAGGCGAGTTAGTAAACGGCGAAAAGAAAACACGTGAAAATAATAAAGAAAAAATATATTTTAATAGTGTCGGTTTGGGGATACAGGATATTGCGGTAGCAAAGATGATTTATGAAGAAGCAAAATTCAAACAAATTGGTAAACAATTGGATTTATGGGGGAGCCCGAATACACGTATATAACACGTCATCACTTGATTATGGAGAGGGTTGTTAATAATGAGCGCACCTTTAATATTTTTGAACCAAGAAGAAGTAAAGCAGTGTGGCGGAGCGGATATGGAAAGAACAATTGATATTATTGAAAAAGTATTTTCTCTTCATCAAAAAGGGGACTATGTTTTACCAGATAAAACCGTATTAAGGTGGGGAAATGTTGAGTCTGAAGCTGTAACAGGGCGTATAAATGGTATGCCCGGATACATTGGAGGAGAATTTAATTTATCAGGGATAAAATGGATATCTAGTAATCCTAGTAATCCATTTAAATCTAATCTTCCTCGTGCAGCCGGAACGATTATTTTGAATGCCCCGGATACCTACCTTCCGATAGCTGTCATGGATGGGACGCTAATTAGCTCGATGAGAACAGCTGCAAATAATGGCTTAGCAGCAAAGTATCTCGCTAAGGAAGATTCCAGAGTAATTGGTCTTATCGGTGCAGGTGTTTTAAATCGAGCTGTATTGTTAGCTTTAAATACCGTGTTGCCACAACTAGAAGAAGTTAAGATTTTTGATTTGGATTTTGACAGGTCAAAAAGTTTTATAAATGACATGCAATCTTATATTCCATCGGTAAAAATGAGCATTAGTGACTCGGCTAAAAATGCTGTAGTGGGGTCTGATGTATTCGTAACAGCAACTGTAACAAAAGAACCAATCATAAAATCAGAATGGATTGATCAAGGTTCACTTTACCTTCAAGTCGGACCACATGAATGTGAATTTGATGTGATTCACAAAGCCGATAAAGTGATTGTCGATGATTGGGAAAAAATTAAAAGCAGAGGAAACAAAACGCTTAGTCATATGCATGCGAATGGAGATTTTGAAGACAGTGGTATTCATTCCCAATTAGGAGAACTTGTAAATGGGGTAAAAGAAGGACGGGAAAATGAACAGGAATTTATCTATTTTAATAGTGTAGGAATGGGAATCCAAGATATAGCAGTAGCTAAAGAGGTTTATAAAAATGCAAAAAAAGAAGGTATAGGAACAGAACTTGATTTATGGGGAGCTTCTTCTACTTTTATGTAAGTGAATAGATTTCTTCAGATATCTTGAACAGGTTGATAATTCGTAAATTGGGCATCGACAGTTCCGTTTGAACATGAACAATAATATACGTTCCTGTTATAATCCGACGCTCAATAGATAAAGTGAAAAATGTATTTTTTCGATGTGCTAGTTTATAGCTATTTCTCTTTGGAGAAATATAGTCCTATTCGGCTCCATAGTAGGTGAGTTAATTGGCCATGTGTAGCGCAGTCAGTAGTGAAACATATTGTAAGCGGATTATTAATAAATTAATGTTATAAGGTTTGTGCTTAATCGTACATTTTGGCATCGTTTAAACGGTCTCCCTGTGACTCGTACTATGGAGCTAATAAATGTTGTTCTTGCCCGGAGATGGAGAACACGAAATGTTCAAACTAGAGTTGTTAGGAGGTCTTCAGCTATTTTAAGAGTTAAAGTGCAAAAATCTTTAATATACTGAAGATAAGGAGATGTTACTATGCTCCCGATTGAAAGTGTTGAATCTGGAACGCTTAGTACTTTACTGATATATACAATTTGTTTAGGGATTCTTATACTTATAGGAATTATTATCCGATTAAAAGTTAAAATATTTACAAAATTCATTATTCCTGCATCACTCATTGCTGGTTTTATTGGCTTGATAATCGGTCCACATGGACTAAAATTATTGCCAACTTCGATGTATGATACATGGTCAGGGTATGCGACGATTTTAATCTCTATCGTTTTTGCTCCAATGTTAATTGGGATTACAGTAAACTTTAAGCGGATTAAAGAGACGCAGGCGATACCACAATTAGTGTTCTCGTGGACAAGTAGTTTTTTACAATGGGGAATACCATTGATTATAACTGCCTTATTTTTAACTCCGGTATTTGGCATTGATCCTTTATTTGGAACGTTAGTTGAGGTGGGGTGGTCAGGAGGCCATGGTACTGCTGGAGGGATGATTGAAGTATATGAAAATCTTAATTATTCAGATGGTGGATCATTAGGGCTAACGACAGCTACCGTTGGATTATTAATTGGAATAATCGGAGGGACCATCTTAATAAACTACGCAGTTAGAAAAGGGTATACAAATTATATCGGCATAAAAGATACGATTACAGATTCAACCTCAGCTACAATGGGACTTATACCAAAATCTGAGCAGAAATCTTCATCGGTTAAAACCGTTCAAAGTGAAGTGGTTGAAGGCTATGCATTCCATGTTGCGATTATATCAATAGCGATTTTTATTGGATGGATTTTGCAAACCATCATTGAACCTTTTGTACCAGGG
The nucleotide sequence above comes from Oceanobacillus timonensis. Encoded proteins:
- a CDS encoding ornithine cyclodeaminase family protein, which gives rise to MSAPLIFLNQEEVKQCGGADMERTIDIIEKVFSLHQKGDYVLPDKTVLRWGNVESEAVTGRINGMPGYIGGEFNLSGIKWISSNPSNPFKSNLPRAAGTIILNAPDTYLPIAVMDGTLISSMRTAANNGLAAKYLAKEDSRVIGLIGAGVLNRAVLLALNTVLPQLEEVKIFDLDFDRSKSFINDMQSYIPSVKMSISDSAKNAVVGSDVFVTATVTKEPIIKSEWIDQGSLYLQVGPHECEFDVIHKADKVIVDDWEKIKSRGNKTLSHMHANGDFEDSGIHSQLGELVNGVKEGRENEQEFIYFNSVGMGIQDIAVAKEVYKNAKKEGIGTELDLWGASSTFM
- a CDS encoding HAD family hydrolase, whose amino-acid sequence is MKNLSHIKLIALDMDGTLLDDKGGVSPANIKAIQAVKQQGIDVVLSTGRFINEVTDFAEIIENPSFLITANGGEIWKDFNQLIERHIIPIDLIEWIFDLAAKSEAKYWGMTTENLYYPGGFPECLHAYEWLKFGLETPNDNLRRNFWEKLIKIKELEVTNSNFINIEINAKGVNKAKALKTVCKLKGISLDNVLAVGDSLNDISMIKESGYGVAMGNAQPDVKKAADWITESNIKDGVAQILDKLINSS
- a CDS encoding sodium/glutamate symporter → MLPIESVESGTLSTLLIYTICLGILILIGIIIRLKVKIFTKFIIPASLIAGFIGLIIGPHGLKLLPTSMYDTWSGYATILISIVFAPMLIGITVNFKRIKETQAIPQLVFSWTSSFLQWGIPLIITALFLTPVFGIDPLFGTLVEVGWSGGHGTAGGMIEVYENLNYSDGGSLGLTTATVGLLIGIIGGTILINYAVRKGYTNYIGIKDTITDSTSATMGLIPKSEQKSSSVKTVQSEVVEGYAFHVAIISIAIFIGWILQTIIEPFVPGMPLFPLALIGGFIVGVILKRTTLWEAVDVGTFRNIQGTALDFLVVSAVATISIPIVLEYFWPLLIMSIVVLFCMFGFFFYIGPRIFAKDWFEHSIILLGTSTGVAAVGYMLLRMADPKMESDAYVAYGLRSPFSSPFAGGGLVTASIPIFTVSFGALPVGIACIVVMILIFVVCKIFGLYGRHNNSYFNRE